Below is a genomic region from Pseudomonas svalbardensis.
GAAGTCGGTGACCGTTTTGTGCTGTTCGCCGGCCTTGATGACGTGGTGCTGGAAAGCATCGCGGTGGGTGCCGAAGGCTGGGTCTCGGGCATGTCCAACGTGTTCCCGAAAGAAGGCGAAACCATCTTCCGCCTGGCCAAGGCCGGTCGCTTCGCCGAAGCCATGCCGATCTACGAATGGCTGATGCCGATCCTGCACCTCGACGCCCGTGCCGACCTGGTGCAGTGCATCAAGCTGTGCGAAGCCATCGCCGGTCGCGGCAGCGCCCTGACCCGTCCACCCCGTCTGGCCCTGCCGGAAGCCGATCGTGTTTTCGTCGAGCAGATCATGGCCAAGGCCTTGGCCAATCGTCCGGAGTTGCCGGACGTCGGTCTCTGAGTGATTGCCGGGCGGGTCCCTTGCGGCCCCGGCCCGGCTACCTGTTTTTTGCGCCTCTACAGGAAACGTCAGCATGCCCAATCCTCACAGCTCCTCCCGCGCAACCACGCCCTCGGGACTCAAACGTGTCGTGGCCGCCGCCATGGCCGGCACCGTCGCCGAATGGTATGAATTCTTCCTCTACGGCACCGCCTCGGCACTGGTCTTCGGCCAGCTGTTTTTTCGCCAGACCGACAGCCCGATCGATGGCATTCTCGCCGCCTTCGCTCTGTATGCCGTCGGCTTCCTCGCCCGCCCGCTGGGTGGCCTGGTGTTCGGTCACTACGGTGACAAGTTCGGCCGCAAACGCCTGCTGCAACTGAGCCTGGTGGTGGTCGGCATCACCACATTCCTGATGGGTTGCCTGCCCGGCTTCGACCAAATCGGCTACGCCGCGCCCGTGTTACTGGTGCTGCTGCGGCTGATCCAGGGTTTCGCCTTCGGTGGTGAATGGGGTGGTGCGATTCTGCTGGTGTCCGAACACTGCCCGGACAATCGCCGAGGCTTCTGGGCCAGCTGGCCGCAAGCCGGTGTCCCGGCCGGTAACCTGGTGGCGACCGTCGCGTTGCTGCTGTTGTCGTCGAACCTGTCGGAAGAGCAATTCCTCGCGTGGGGCTGGCGTGTCGCGTTCTGGTTCTCGGCGGTGGTGGTGCTGATCGGCTACTGGATTCGCACCAGCGTCGATGACGCGCCGATCTTCAAGGAAGCCCAGGCCCGTCAGGCGCAAAACAAGCAACAACAATTGGGCGTGGTCGAAGTGCTGCGTCATCACTGGCGTGCGGTGCTGGTCGGTATCGGCGCGCGGTTTGCCGAGAACATCCTTTACTACACCGTTGTGACCTTCTCGATTACCTACCTGAAACTGGTGGTGCACAAGGACACTTCAGAGATTCTGTTTCTGATGTTTGGCGCGCACCTGCTGCATTTCTTCATGATCCCGCTGATGGGTTATCTGTCCGACCTGGTCGGGCGCAAACCGGTGTACCTGACCGGCGCAATCCTCACCGCGTTCTGGGGCTTCATCGGCTTCCCGATGATGGACACCGGCAACAACTGGCTGATCATCGGGGCAATCACCCTGGGCCTGGCGATCGAGTCGATGACCTACGCGCCCTACTCGGCACTGATGGCCGAAATGTTCCCGACCCACGTGCGCTACACCGCGTTGTCCCTGTGCTACCAGGTGGCACCGATCTTCGCCGGCTCGCTGGCGCCGCTGATTGCCCTCACCCTGCTCAACAAGTACCACAGCTCGACACCGATCGCATGGTACCTGGTCGGCGCCGCGCTGATCTCTATTGTCGCCGTCGGCCTGACTCGGGAAACCCGTGGCAAGTCGCTGCATGTGGTGGATAGCGAATCCGCTGCACG
It encodes:
- the abaF gene encoding fosfomycin efflux MFS transporter AbaF; this translates as MPNPHSSSRATTPSGLKRVVAAAMAGTVAEWYEFFLYGTASALVFGQLFFRQTDSPIDGILAAFALYAVGFLARPLGGLVFGHYGDKFGRKRLLQLSLVVVGITTFLMGCLPGFDQIGYAAPVLLVLLRLIQGFAFGGEWGGAILLVSEHCPDNRRGFWASWPQAGVPAGNLVATVALLLLSSNLSEEQFLAWGWRVAFWFSAVVVLIGYWIRTSVDDAPIFKEAQARQAQNKQQQLGVVEVLRHHWRAVLVGIGARFAENILYYTVVTFSITYLKLVVHKDTSEILFLMFGAHLLHFFMIPLMGYLSDLVGRKPVYLTGAILTAFWGFIGFPMMDTGNNWLIIGAITLGLAIESMTYAPYSALMAEMFPTHVRYTALSLCYQVAPIFAGSLAPLIALTLLNKYHSSTPIAWYLVGAALISIVAVGLTRETRGKSLHVVDSESAARIAALDTAVPASARRGDSLA